Proteins encoded by one window of Winogradskyella sp. PG-2:
- a CDS encoding glycine zipper family protein, with protein MKASIKIYATLLLFFLTFTLASQETITITEEKKTTLKLPKDYSKTLGLFIFPSKNQDSLQQQKDLKECYSWAYNQTKFDPMNPTKVTVKEAEKVKGGAVAGAARGAVAGVAIGAVAGDTGDGAAIGAVTGAIRGRRATRRAQSIQNAQNTQKAKSIESEIKTSFVKAFSACIKAKGYSIN; from the coding sequence ATGAAAGCTTCAATAAAAATTTACGCAACACTACTACTATTTTTTCTAACCTTTACGCTTGCTTCTCAAGAAACAATAACAATCACAGAGGAGAAAAAAACGACACTTAAGCTACCAAAAGATTACTCCAAAACACTTGGCTTGTTTATTTTTCCTTCAAAAAATCAAGACAGTTTACAACAGCAAAAAGATTTGAAAGAATGTTATTCTTGGGCATACAATCAAACTAAATTTGACCCAATGAATCCCACAAAAGTTACAGTTAAAGAAGCTGAAAAGGTAAAAGGCGGAGCCGTTGCAGGAGCCGCAAGAGGGGCTGTTGCAGGAGTGGCTATAGGCGCAGTTGCAGGAGATACTGGAGATGGCGCTGCAATAGGGGCAGTAACAGGCGCAATTAGAGGAAGAAGAGCCACTAGAAGAGCGCAGAGTATTCAAAATGCTCAGAATACTCAAAAAGCTAAAAGTATTGAAAGCGAAATAAAAACGAGTTTCGTAAAAGCTTTTTCAGCTTGTATAAAAGCAAAAGGATATAGTATAAACTAA
- a CDS encoding Crp/Fnr family transcriptional regulator, whose amino-acid sequence MIKFNPVILESKPFAELIEQSEYFTFEKKEIIVQANHVCNYLYLIESGLLRSYYLDLKGNEITHWFASESMFMTIPPSFFNREESQFNIEAVEKTTVRAFSIDLLENAFEKNRVIETFCRVIVTQVMISLGKKVIDLKTKTAEERYKELKVIYPNIFKRASLGQIASYLGITQQSLSRIRSKKK is encoded by the coding sequence ATGATAAAATTTAACCCCGTAATTTTAGAGTCAAAACCTTTTGCAGAATTAATAGAACAATCAGAATATTTTACTTTTGAAAAAAAGGAAATTATTGTTCAGGCAAATCATGTATGTAACTATTTATATTTGATAGAATCAGGACTTTTAAGAAGTTATTATCTTGATTTAAAAGGAAACGAAATTACACATTGGTTTGCATCTGAAAGTATGTTTATGACCATTCCTCCAAGTTTTTTTAACCGAGAAGAAAGTCAATTTAATATAGAAGCTGTGGAAAAAACAACCGTTAGAGCTTTTTCTATAGATCTACTAGAAAATGCCTTTGAAAAAAATAGAGTTATTGAAACATTTTGCAGGGTAATTGTAACACAAGTAATGATTTCTTTGGGTAAAAAAGTAATTGACTTGAAAACAAAAACTGCGGAAGAGAGGTATAAAGAGTTAAAAGTTATTTATCCTAACATTTTCAAAAGAGCCAGTTTAGGACAAATTGCATCCTATTTAGGAATTACGCAACAAAGCCTTAGTAGAATCAGATCAAAAAAGAAATGA
- a CDS encoding DUF1254 domain-containing protein, which produces MNKLKFITILLLIFFVSCNNEKNNNSSTKEISISKADSTKVALVTQAYIYGYPMMTMDYTHKISSNVASDNGMGKGPMNQWGNMHKFPKAGFTEVVRPNLDTYYSVIYADLGESPLYLHIPATERYYLMPILNAHGDVIKSVGSRTTGQGAVDIALVGPTYDGEIDDDLTVIRSTTNLNWMLGRVAVKNNEDGKVEIANFQSKLIARPLSERNNKNYVNPKGIINPDYLNKVPMDEVDNKDITTYLNEVMQLMIDNPGYATDKPLLEKLKTIGFEPGGDFKLDQFNSQTQEMVKKVPSIVQGLFSKMTANPPSENLQNGWNVITSGLGEYGTEYFLRAYVTKIGYGANQSVDAIYPNSAVDSEGNNYNGSNKYVLHFNADHMPPVNGFWSLTMYDKKGFLVDNAIDRYNLGGMKDLTYNKDGSLDIFIQAEEPEKLKTNWLPSPQAGEAFELTFRMYYPKENVIDRSYKMPGVKKVK; this is translated from the coding sequence ATGAACAAGCTAAAATTTATAACCATTTTATTATTAATCTTTTTCGTTTCATGTAATAATGAAAAAAATAACAATTCAAGTACAAAGGAAATTTCAATTTCAAAAGCAGATTCAACAAAAGTAGCTTTAGTTACTCAAGCATACATTTATGGTTATCCTATGATGACGATGGATTATACCCATAAAATATCATCAAATGTAGCGTCAGATAACGGTATGGGAAAAGGCCCTATGAATCAATGGGGGAATATGCATAAATTCCCGAAAGCAGGCTTTACAGAAGTGGTTCGTCCTAATCTTGATACCTATTACAGTGTTATATATGCAGATTTAGGTGAAAGCCCTTTATACTTGCATATACCAGCTACAGAACGGTATTATCTCATGCCAATATTAAATGCTCATGGTGATGTAATTAAGTCTGTAGGATCAAGAACAACAGGGCAAGGTGCTGTAGATATCGCTTTGGTAGGTCCAACATATGATGGTGAAATTGATGATGATTTAACAGTAATTAGATCTACAACAAATCTTAATTGGATGTTAGGAAGAGTAGCTGTAAAAAATAATGAAGATGGTAAAGTTGAAATAGCAAATTTTCAATCTAAATTAATTGCTCGTCCTCTTTCTGAACGTAACAACAAAAATTATGTAAATCCTAAAGGAATAATTAACCCTGATTATTTAAATAAAGTTCCTATGGATGAAGTAGATAATAAAGATATTACCACCTATTTAAATGAAGTCATGCAATTAATGATAGATAACCCCGGTTATGCTACTGATAAACCTTTACTAGAAAAATTAAAAACCATTGGATTTGAGCCTGGAGGTGATTTTAAATTGGATCAATTTAATTCCCAAACACAAGAAATGGTAAAGAAAGTACCTTCAATAGTCCAAGGACTATTTTCAAAAATGACTGCAAATCCACCCTCAGAAAACCTTCAAAATGGATGGAATGTAATTACATCTGGTTTAGGAGAATATGGTACAGAATATTTTTTAAGAGCTTATGTTACAAAAATTGGTTATGGTGCAAATCAGTCTGTAGATGCTATATATCCAAACTCTGCAGTAGATTCTGAGGGGAATAATTATAATGGATCCAATAAATATGTATTACATTTTAATGCTGACCATATGCCTCCTGTAAACGGGTTTTGGTCTTTAACCATGTATGATAAAAAAGGATTTTTAGTTGACAATGCTATTGATAGATACAACTTAGGGGGTATGAAAGACCTTACGTATAACAAAGATGGTTCTCTAGATATATTTATTCAAGCGGAAGAACCTGAAAAATTAAAAACAAACTGGTTGCCTAGTCCACAAGCCGGTGAAGCATTTGAATTAACGTTTAGAATGTATTACCCAAAAGAAAATGTTATAGACAGATCCTATAAAATGCCTGGAGTTAAAAAAGTTAAATAG
- a CDS encoding peroxiredoxin family protein, protein MNFWFIQCKPCVKEFPDLNALKMKFKDKSVEFFAVTWNDKNSLIKFLETTKLDFTVVPDGKLIDKFKIPYYPYNIIIDKKGKVEYVNDVLSLNLIKKIERKMNKLL, encoded by the coding sequence ATGAATTTTTGGTTTATTCAATGCAAACCTTGTGTTAAAGAATTTCCTGATTTAAATGCGTTAAAGATGAAATTCAAAGATAAATCGGTAGAGTTTTTTGCTGTCACTTGGAACGATAAAAATTCATTAATTAAGTTTTTAGAAACAACCAAGCTTGATTTTACAGTAGTGCCAGATGGTAAATTGATTGACAAATTCAAAATCCCTTATTATCCGTACAATATAATAATTGATAAAAAAGGAAAAGTTGAATACGTGAATGATGTATTAAGCTTAAATCTTATTAAAAAAATTGAACGGAAAATGAACAAACTATTATAA
- a CDS encoding RDD family protein, which produces MTETNNNSDGIIVGEISKVANNNPRINRILSMFLDHCIMCLLIVPLGFLIFGLGALMKDSLNNGIGIVLVFIPFFIYLNKDFFNAKSPAKRILGFQVIDRKTNKPANELQCFVRNLTICVAWPLEVIVGLINPERRIGDFLANTKVIVSEKEKFKSIWTDLKNTKLKINFVGILIIGGLYFYGLSLLMP; this is translated from the coding sequence ATGACAGAAACAAATAACAATAGCGATGGAATAATAGTCGGAGAAATTTCTAAAGTTGCGAATAATAACCCAAGAATTAACCGAATTTTAAGTATGTTTTTAGACCATTGTATTATGTGTCTTTTAATTGTTCCATTGGGATTTCTAATTTTTGGATTAGGAGCATTAATGAAAGACAGTCTGAATAACGGAATTGGAATAGTTTTAGTTTTTATTCCTTTTTTTATTTATTTAAATAAAGACTTTTTCAATGCAAAAAGTCCAGCAAAACGGATTTTAGGTTTTCAAGTTATTGACCGAAAAACGAATAAACCAGCGAATGAATTACAATGCTTTGTACGGAATTTAACCATTTGTGTTGCTTGGCCATTAGAAGTTATTGTTGGACTAATAAATCCTGAAAGACGAATTGGCGACTTTCTTGCAAACACGAAAGTTATTGTGTCGGAAAAAGAAAAATTTAAATCGATTTGGACTGATTTAAAAAACACGAAATTGAAAATAAATTTTGTCGGAATTTTAATAATTGGCGGACTATATTTTTACGGATTAAGTTTATTAATGCCATGA
- a CDS encoding DUF1254 domain-containing protein — protein MKKLHIIMIAAMTVTIFSCKNDKATETNTDEVNETVKEVVSEKSTTILTDENFGLAESQMIFAKYVKDIAAVTKTKGVGVFMHNKKAADPKDKTVVRINFDTQYSIAILDLTEEATLTMPETNGRYQSAWLITEEHYNPMAINKPGTYKITQEDMGSRYIMLVIRTQVNMTDPEDLAKVSALQNQLQLSQKDRGSFVITNNWDRPEVLKMRKKYQKIAKEKGIVSSVMFGKKGETTLENHNAGVSTGWGGMTSKQAVYPNYQPKNSNPATLTLKDVPVDAFWSITVYDQGGWVIGEHFNVNSSFAKTNENGEYIIHFGGDKNADNYLDTFEGWNFILRMYQPTEKYFDGSWKVPELVQF, from the coding sequence ATGAAAAAACTGCACATTATTATGATTGCTGCAATGACAGTAACAATATTTTCTTGTAAGAATGACAAAGCTACAGAGACAAATACAGATGAAGTAAATGAAACAGTAAAAGAAGTTGTTTCTGAAAAATCAACAACCATTCTGACAGATGAAAACTTTGGTCTAGCAGAATCACAAATGATTTTTGCAAAATATGTAAAAGACATTGCTGCAGTCACTAAAACAAAAGGTGTAGGAGTTTTTATGCACAATAAAAAGGCTGCAGATCCAAAAGACAAAACGGTTGTAAGAATCAATTTTGATACACAATACTCAATTGCAATTTTAGATTTAACAGAAGAAGCTACCTTAACCATGCCCGAGACCAATGGAAGATACCAGAGTGCTTGGCTTATCACTGAAGAGCATTATAATCCAATGGCAATTAATAAACCTGGAACCTATAAAATAACCCAAGAAGATATGGGTTCTAGGTATATTATGCTGGTGATTAGGACTCAGGTGAATATGACTGATCCAGAAGATCTTGCAAAAGTATCTGCATTACAAAATCAGTTACAATTAAGTCAAAAAGATAGAGGATCTTTTGTAATTACTAATAATTGGGACAGACCGGAAGTTTTAAAAATGCGAAAGAAATACCAAAAAATAGCAAAAGAAAAAGGTATTGTTTCAAGTGTTATGTTTGGTAAAAAAGGAGAAACAACTTTAGAAAATCACAATGCTGGTGTATCCACAGGTTGGGGAGGTATGACCTCTAAACAAGCGGTTTATCCTAATTATCAACCTAAAAATTCAAATCCTGCAACGTTAACTTTAAAAGATGTTCCTGTCGATGCTTTTTGGTCTATTACCGTTTATGATCAAGGAGGATGGGTTATTGGAGAACATTTTAATGTGAATAGTTCTTTTGCAAAAACGAACGAAAATGGGGAATATATCATACATTTTGGAGGTGATAAAAATGCTGACAACTATCTTGATACTTTTGAAGGATGGAACTTTATTTTACGCATGTATCAACCTACAGAAAAATATTTTGATGGTTCTTGGAAAGTCCCAGAGTTAGTGCAATTTTAA
- a CDS encoding BamA/TamA family outer membrane protein — protein MRVVLTCLVFLSFLNFSYGQEKEETETKKDKKLKVVPYISYNRTYEFMFGAVPMLMYKVNKKDTISPESISGLMGIYTTNKTWFAIAFSKLYLMEDHWRITIGAGLGNANSQFLSGGTSSSFIDYQTGADFFKLEVQRKIGEDLYFGANYMYTKFNNEFNFDTPVNEEVRLNGLGFVFLRDKRDNVYYPTKGSELNIDYTGYLGFMGNDDESSKIELQYNHFFKAKRGKDVIAIRGYGGFGLGNIPFNNLLVVEGTDLRGYSMGEYRGKQLVALQGEYRYNFKGNMGVVGFAGLGSVYGSEVEANNGKILPSIGMGYRYTVFPKNKMNIGIDVAAGRDDWGIYFRIGEAF, from the coding sequence ATGAGAGTTGTTCTAACATGTTTGGTGTTTTTAAGTTTTTTAAATTTTTCTTACGGTCAAGAAAAGGAAGAAACAGAAACCAAGAAGGATAAAAAATTAAAAGTTGTCCCTTATATAAGTTACAACAGAACATACGAGTTTATGTTTGGTGCTGTTCCTATGTTGATGTATAAAGTTAACAAAAAAGACACCATATCTCCAGAATCCATTTCGGGTCTTATGGGCATATATACCACTAATAAAACTTGGTTTGCCATAGCTTTTTCCAAATTATATTTAATGGAAGATCATTGGAGAATAACAATAGGAGCTGGTTTAGGAAATGCAAATTCACAGTTTCTTAGCGGTGGTACTAGTTCAAGTTTTATAGATTATCAAACAGGAGCAGATTTTTTTAAATTAGAAGTACAACGTAAAATAGGAGAAGATTTATATTTTGGAGCCAACTATATGTACACTAAATTTAATAATGAGTTTAATTTTGATACACCGGTAAATGAAGAAGTAAGACTTAATGGTTTAGGATTTGTATTTCTTAGAGATAAAAGAGATAATGTTTACTATCCAACAAAAGGATCCGAATTAAATATAGATTATACAGGATATCTTGGTTTTATGGGTAATGATGATGAATCAAGCAAAATTGAATTGCAGTACAATCATTTTTTTAAAGCTAAAAGAGGCAAAGATGTAATTGCTATTCGAGGTTATGGAGGTTTTGGTTTAGGAAACATACCATTTAATAATTTACTTGTTGTTGAGGGGACAGACTTAAGAGGGTATTCTATGGGTGAATATAGAGGTAAACAATTAGTAGCTTTACAAGGTGAATATAGATATAACTTTAAAGGAAACATGGGTGTTGTAGGTTTTGCTGGTTTAGGTTCGGTTTATGGCTCAGAAGTTGAAGCCAATAACGGTAAAATATTACCAAGTATAGGTATGGGATATCGTTATACTGTATTTCCAAAAAATAAAATGAATATTGGTATAGATGTTGCCGCAGGAAGAGACGATTGGGGAATTTATTTTAGGATTGGTGAGGCTTTTTAA
- a CDS encoding outer membrane beta-barrel protein: MSSYTQIEITPQAGYQVGSKYNYYDGYMKLKSSGHFGVTVDFDVNPIGAQVELIYAFQNTDLNFKDYYFFPYETYITQFNVHHIQAGFIQNFNYDESFRPFAGISAGVVVFDPQYNKNNGGIPDYDPGNRTKFEFGFTGGAKYFFTDIIGVRLQAQLLVPLEWGGIYYGSGGGGIYTSGGSLLQLNFTRGLIFRLGD, translated from the coding sequence GTGTCGTCTTATACTCAGATTGAAATTACACCTCAAGCAGGTTACCAGGTAGGTTCTAAATATAATTATTATGACGGTTATATGAAACTAAAGTCTTCCGGGCACTTTGGTGTAACTGTCGATTTTGATGTAAACCCTATTGGCGCTCAAGTTGAGTTAATTTATGCTTTTCAAAATACAGATTTAAATTTCAAAGATTATTATTTTTTTCCGTACGAAACCTATATCACCCAGTTTAATGTGCATCATATTCAAGCAGGATTTATTCAAAATTTTAATTATGACGAATCATTTCGCCCTTTTGCTGGGATATCCGCAGGGGTCGTAGTTTTTGATCCTCAGTACAATAAAAATAACGGAGGAATCCCGGATTATGATCCTGGCAACAGAACAAAATTTGAGTTTGGATTTACCGGTGGTGCGAAGTATTTTTTTACAGATATAATTGGTGTGAGGCTTCAAGCTCAACTATTAGTCCCGTTGGAATGGGGAGGAATTTATTATGGCTCAGGTGGTGGAGGTATCTATACCTCTGGAGGTTCTCTTTTACAACTTAACTTTACAAGGGGGCTAATATTTAGATTGGGGGATTAA
- a CDS encoding transporter, which produces MKIALKISFLLFFFISYLTYAQGDGPESHFLKPQKMWGLNIKYLNLNQNMSVNGDLLTPNLNLEINSFPITLFHVFSIKGQHAEIVAMMNPTSISSTLDLPNPLEDRVFDKTAFSDGFIGLKVGMVNGKAISLEDYMKGKINFTMMSYFRIWYSGSYDKDELVNIGTNRTTFEYGIPTTMSLWSKGNSSTNLELFPSIRFFTKNKDVLVNPVSNASVERTQAPLFVFENHIIHNFNKKLRATLNGRYQVGGQTTTDGSKDGNSFNNYGATIGLGYQLHPLIYLHADYGGIVFGGGEAESNMFRFNLQLNYLKIKKINSHEQAKIYNHFIINLFRFM; this is translated from the coding sequence ATGAAAATTGCATTAAAAATTTCGTTTTTACTTTTCTTTTTTATCAGTTATTTGACTTATGCTCAAGGAGATGGGCCAGAAAGTCATTTTCTAAAACCACAAAAAATGTGGGGTTTAAACATAAAATATCTAAACCTAAATCAGAACATGTCTGTAAACGGGGATTTACTGACACCGAATCTAAACCTAGAGATTAATTCCTTTCCCATAACACTTTTTCATGTCTTCTCAATTAAAGGGCAACATGCCGAAATTGTAGCTATGATGAATCCTACATCTATATCGTCAACCTTAGATTTACCAAATCCACTTGAGGACAGAGTTTTTGATAAAACAGCTTTCTCCGACGGATTTATTGGGTTAAAAGTTGGAATGGTTAATGGTAAAGCAATAAGCCTAGAAGATTATATGAAAGGTAAGATAAACTTTACAATGATGAGTTATTTTAGAATATGGTATTCTGGATCTTATGACAAGGATGAATTGGTAAATATAGGTACAAATAGAACTACTTTTGAATATGGGATCCCCACAACAATGTCTCTTTGGTCTAAAGGTAATTCCTCAACAAACCTCGAACTATTTCCAAGCATACGATTTTTTACAAAAAATAAAGATGTGTTAGTTAATCCTGTTTCAAATGCAAGTGTAGAAAGAACTCAAGCTCCTTTATTTGTTTTTGAGAATCACATTATACATAACTTTAATAAAAAGTTACGTGCCACTTTAAATGGAAGATATCAGGTTGGTGGACAAACCACAACTGATGGGAGTAAAGATGGCAATTCTTTCAATAATTATGGAGCAACAATTGGTTTAGGTTATCAATTACATCCACTTATTTATTTACATGCAGATTATGGTGGCATTGTATTCGGAGGTGGTGAAGCAGAGTCTAACATGTTTAGATTTAACTTACAACTAAATTATTTAAAAATTAAAAAAATAAATAGTCATGAACAAGCTAAAATTTATAACCATTTTATTATTAATCTTTTTCGTTTCATGTAA
- a CDS encoding NAD(P)-dependent oxidoreductase — protein sequence MKFAIIKERKNPPDRRVVFSPETLAEARTQFPDAEFVVESSDIRVFSDDTYAALGFEVTDDVSDADVMIGVKEVPIEHLIPNKKYFYFSHTIKKQPYNRKLLIAMLERNIEMYDHETIVRENNLRLIGFGRYAGLVGAYNGFRALGLRDHLFNLPKVETLADLDEVKSELDKITIPNIKILLSGTGKVALGAKEILDHLGVKEVSDALYLTSAFTEPVYCMVDVMEYAKRSDGKVGDKWEFYKDPIGYESNFMPYAKETDYFITGHFYGNNAPYLFTREDAKKLDFRINLVADISCDIDGPVASTIRPSTIADPFYGYNSITEQEVAFDDKDAITVMAVDNLPCELPKDASEGFGSTFLEHVIPAFFSNDKEGVLHRAKITEKGKLTKRFSYLQDYVDGQT from the coding sequence ATGAAATTCGCCATTATAAAAGAACGTAAAAATCCGCCAGATAGACGTGTGGTGTTTTCGCCAGAAACTTTAGCAGAAGCCAGAACTCAATTTCCTGATGCGGAATTTGTAGTTGAATCTTCGGATATTCGTGTATTTTCTGATGATACATATGCTGCTTTAGGTTTTGAAGTTACTGATGATGTTTCTGATGCAGATGTAATGATTGGAGTGAAGGAAGTACCAATTGAACATTTAATACCTAATAAAAAATATTTTTATTTCTCGCATACCATAAAAAAGCAGCCATATAATAGAAAGTTGCTCATTGCCATGTTGGAGAGAAATATAGAGATGTACGATCACGAGACTATAGTTAGAGAAAATAATTTACGCTTAATAGGTTTTGGTCGTTATGCAGGTTTAGTTGGTGCATATAATGGGTTTAGAGCTTTAGGTTTAAGAGATCATCTATTTAATCTGCCAAAGGTAGAAACCTTAGCAGACTTAGATGAAGTAAAATCTGAATTGGATAAAATAACAATCCCTAACATTAAAATTTTACTATCAGGTACTGGTAAAGTCGCTCTGGGAGCAAAGGAAATATTAGATCACTTAGGTGTAAAAGAAGTCAGTGATGCTTTGTATTTAACATCAGCGTTTACTGAACCCGTTTATTGTATGGTAGATGTTATGGAATACGCAAAGCGTAGCGATGGAAAAGTAGGAGATAAGTGGGAGTTTTACAAAGATCCAATTGGTTATGAAAGTAACTTTATGCCCTACGCTAAAGAAACCGATTATTTTATTACAGGTCACTTTTATGGTAATAATGCTCCTTATTTATTTACACGAGAAGATGCAAAGAAACTAGATTTTAGAATCAATTTAGTCGCGGATATTTCTTGTGATATTGATGGTCCTGTGGCAAGTACTATAAGACCTTCTACAATAGCTGATCCATTTTATGGTTATAATAGTATAACAGAACAAGAAGTTGCCTTTGATGATAAAGATGCAATTACTGTTATGGCAGTAGATAATTTGCCTTGTGAATTACCTAAAGACGCTAGTGAAGGATTTGGATCTACTTTCTTAGAGCACGTGATTCCAGCATTTTTTAGTAACGATAAAGAAGGTGTTTTACACAGAGCGAAGATTACTGAAAAAGGTAAACTAACAAAACGATTTAGTTACCTTCAGGATTATGTCGATGGACAAACATAA
- a CDS encoding porin family protein encodes MKLKDHWYFNTGVLVKSSLGVDQLTTADVAQLGGDFSNLVNADSGDFTQKISYFLVPTLAKYRFKNQFYVEGGPQFGVMYKAFIEYNYDIDGNSARIREDNKDFINRMEVGAVAGMGYRLLKGLGWTIGVRYHYGFTNVYKNNFSAKNSSLFLKVNIPIGVSEDKKAAIDTIKDANREKKMERKEVRKSKKILIKSQFIIKSYLS; translated from the coding sequence ATCAAATTAAAAGACCATTGGTATTTTAATACTGGAGTGTTAGTGAAATCGTCCCTTGGTGTTGATCAATTAACCACTGCAGATGTAGCGCAGTTAGGGGGAGATTTTTCAAATCTGGTAAATGCTGACAGCGGTGATTTTACTCAAAAAATTAGTTATTTTTTGGTTCCAACTTTAGCAAAATACCGATTTAAAAATCAGTTTTATGTTGAAGGAGGGCCTCAATTTGGGGTCATGTATAAAGCATTTATTGAATACAATTATGATATTGATGGAAATTCAGCACGAATTAGAGAGGACAACAAAGATTTTATAAATCGTATGGAAGTCGGAGCCGTAGCAGGTATGGGCTATCGATTATTAAAAGGTCTAGGATGGACTATTGGGGTAAGATATCATTATGGATTTACCAATGTTTACAAAAATAATTTCAGTGCTAAAAACAGTTCGTTATTCTTAAAAGTTAATATTCCTATTGGAGTTTCAGAAGACAAAAAAGCCGCAATTGATACGATCAAAGATGCTAACAGGGAAAAGAAAATGGAAAGAAAAGAAGTGCGTAAGTCAAAAAAAATACTCATTAAATCACAATTTATAATAAAAAGCTACTTATCATAA
- a CDS encoding DUF481 domain-containing protein, which yields MRFHLLFLLCAISFSLYSQNDTIALKNGKKIYGEIKNIQSNVLTLETSYSDSDFKINFKEVIGIKIQKICFVLLTKGIRRTGYVKSNKPNYFTITTKDKVKETFKLTDLISLDELSEEYWDRFKFNIDLNYTLTKANKASQFVIEGNLSYRDLKWISNSSFSALNANQDNTEDIQRTEVKADIKHILPKKWYLLSNLGFLSNTEQAIESRYTIITGIGRYLLFTQQLSLGFNFGLNFNIEKFNDATSKNSSSELYFGSEFDMFDFNDFKLITNFNLFLSKGELRRVRADYTINIQYDLPLDLYIKTGFKFNYDNQSAITGSNSDYLFTSGIGWSFNK from the coding sequence ATGAGATTTCATTTACTTTTTTTATTGTGCGCTATCAGCTTTTCATTGTATTCTCAAAACGATACAATTGCCCTAAAAAACGGTAAAAAAATATATGGTGAAATAAAAAACATTCAATCAAATGTACTTACCCTAGAAACTTCATACAGCGATAGTGATTTTAAAATAAATTTTAAAGAAGTTATAGGAATTAAAATACAAAAGATTTGTTTTGTATTACTTACAAAAGGGATAAGAAGAACAGGCTATGTCAAGTCAAATAAACCCAATTACTTTACAATTACAACAAAAGATAAAGTTAAGGAAACTTTTAAGCTAACAGATTTAATTTCTTTGGATGAATTATCAGAAGAGTATTGGGATCGGTTTAAATTTAATATTGATTTAAACTATACTTTAACAAAAGCAAATAAGGCAAGTCAGTTTGTAATTGAAGGAAATTTAAGCTACCGAGATTTAAAATGGATTTCAAATTCATCATTTAGTGCTTTAAATGCTAATCAAGATAATACAGAAGACATTCAAAGAACTGAGGTGAAAGCAGATATAAAACATATTCTCCCAAAAAAATGGTACTTACTAAGTAATTTGGGGTTCTTATCTAATACAGAGCAAGCAATAGAATCTAGATATACCATAATTACCGGAATTGGTAGGTATTTGCTGTTTACTCAGCAACTTTCTTTAGGTTTTAATTTTGGTCTAAATTTTAATATTGAAAAATTCAATGATGCTACAAGCAAAAATTCATCATCAGAACTTTATTTTGGTTCTGAGTTTGATATGTTTGATTTCAATGATTTTAAACTAATAACCAATTTTAATTTATTTCTTAGCAAAGGAGAATTAAGAAGAGTTAGAGCAGACTATACTATTAATATTCAATACGATTTACCTTTAGACCTTTATATCAAAACCGGGTTTAAATTTAATTATGACAATCAATCAGCAATTACAGGAAGTAATTCTGATTATCTGTTTACTTCAGGTATTGGTTGGTCTTTTAATAAGTAA